Proteins encoded within one genomic window of Brevinematales bacterium:
- a CDS encoding thioredoxin family protein codes for MMKTILSYIFIGFALSVFTFGCTNGNASSKEKKETKTNSFLGKVTFIELGAATCMPCQAMQKVMLEMEKKYSNRINIVFYDINTIAGKPYAYQYGIRVIPTQVFLDTNGNEYFRHEGYFSLEQVSSILKLKGVE; via the coding sequence ATGATGAAGACTATCTTGAGTTATATTTTCATCGGATTTGCCCTTTCTGTTTTTACATTCGGCTGTACTAACGGAAACGCGTCGTCTAAGGAAAAAAAAGAGACTAAAACGAACTCCTTCCTCGGAAAGGTGACCTTTATCGAACTCGGGGCCGCGACCTGTATGCCGTGTCAGGCGATGCAGAAGGTGATGCTCGAGATGGAGAAAAAATACTCCAATAGGATCAATATCGTATTCTATGACATTAACACAATCGCGGGCAAGCCGTACGCGTACCAGTACGGTATCCGTGTCATTCCCACGCAGGTATTTCTCGATACCAACGGGAACGAGTATTTCCGGCACGAAGGATATTTTTCTCTCGAGCAGGTATCGAGTATCCTGAAGCTGAAAGGCGTCGAGTAG
- a CDS encoding cytochrome C biogenesis protein produces MFDAFNGAFQSAPFIAIAAAFGWGILSVLLSPCHLSSIPLAIGYINGRGKVGTKRAFTLALIFSAGVLITIAAIGVITGALGVMLGDIGKPGGIIVAGLFILIGVWMLDLLPFLRIPAVSPDVKGKGGVGALVLGLLFGLALGPCSFGFMMPLLLVVFNSVSADPLLSAGLLSAFALGHAGTIVLAGTFANHVQRYLNWNEKSKGALIFRRVCAALVILTGVYLLITAISKA; encoded by the coding sequence ATTTTCGACGCGTTCAACGGCGCGTTCCAGTCCGCCCCGTTTATAGCGATAGCCGCCGCGTTCGGGTGGGGGATACTCAGCGTCCTCCTCAGCCCATGCCACCTGTCGAGCATCCCGCTCGCGATCGGGTATATCAACGGGCGGGGGAAAGTCGGGACGAAGCGGGCGTTTACTCTTGCGCTGATATTTTCGGCAGGCGTACTGATTACGATCGCGGCCATCGGCGTGATTACCGGGGCGCTCGGTGTGATGCTCGGGGATATCGGGAAGCCCGGCGGGATTATCGTCGCGGGGTTATTCATACTGATAGGCGTGTGGATGCTCGATCTCCTGCCGTTCCTGCGTATCCCTGCGGTCAGTCCCGATGTGAAGGGGAAAGGCGGGGTTGGCGCGCTGGTACTGGGCTTACTTTTCGGGCTGGCGCTCGGCCCATGCTCGTTCGGGTTTATGATGCCGCTCCTGCTGGTCGTGTTCAATTCGGTCAGCGCCGATCCGCTGTTATCCGCCGGCCTGTTATCCGCGTTCGCATTAGGGCACGCCGGGACAATCGTACTCGCGGGGACATTCGCCAACCACGTGCAGCGTTACCTGAACTGGAACGAAAAGTCGAAGGGCGCGCTGATATTCCGACGGGTGTGCGCGGCGCTGGTGATACTGACAGGGGTTTATCTCCTGATTACCGCGATCAGTAAGGCGTGA